Genomic segment of Candidatus Effluviviaceae Genus I sp.:
ACGTCTCGTGCGTGTTCGACCCGACGGATCCCGGTCGTTGCATGGCCTGCTCGGGCCGCGGCATCTTCATCATGCGGCAGATCATGGACACGGTGGACTTCGACATGCCGAAGGGCTGCGGAACCACGGTCACCATGACGAAGGAGCGCTGACGGGGCGGGGCCAGACGACGGCATGGAAAGCGAACGGGGGGCCTTGCGAGGCCCCCCCGTTCCTTCTCCGCACCCGGTCGTCCGTCAGGCCTTCCGGTACTTGTCCAGAGCGCCCGACTTGATGCACGTCGCGCACACCAGGATCTTCCTGGGCGTCCCGTCCACGACCACGCGCACTCGCTGGAGGTTCGGCAACCACCTCCGCTTCGTGAGGTTGTGCGCGTGGCTCACGCTGTGGCCCACGTGCGGGTGCTTCCCGCAGAGCTCGCACTTCCTGGACATCGTTCCCTCCGTGGGATCTCGAACCCAAGCGACCGTAGCACACGGCGGGCGGGTCCCGCAAGCGCTTTCCCGGCGGCGGTCCGGCCGGGCCTCCTTGACCCCCCGGCGGTCC
This window contains:
- a CDS encoding 50S ribosomal protein L28; the encoded protein is MSRKCELCGKHPHVGHSVSHAHNLTKRRWLPNLQRVRVVVDGTPRKILVCATCIKSGALDKYRKA